The genomic stretch gtgTTTTCCCTAAATATTGAGTAGCTTTTTGTGTCCATTGTTCAATAAGTAGGTGCCTACTTATTGGCTCTTGGTTGCACTAGAATTGAGTTCTTCTGACCTCTGTCTTGGGAGAGATTTGACCTCTTCCAGCATCTAGAATTTCCACCTTACCTGTGGGGAGCTCCCACCCGCTTGCATTGCCAACTGGTGAGAGGGCATGATGCTCCCTGTCATGCACACATACGCTCCCATGACACTGTCTGCCAGTCTCATTTCTCTGCCCAGGCGGACACAGGGTAATGGTTCTAGAACACACCTGCCATTCCCTGAGCATCCCTTTCCCTTGGCTTCCACAAGACATGGAAAACGCTGCCACTGTCCCCTCAACACAGCCCAGACAACGGCCCCGGCTTCTGATGATTGTTTATCCTCCCCACCTCTAGCCTTTTGCTTATACAGACTGGGGAGAGGGTGGCGCTGGGTGATAGTTGGAAGCAGCAAAGCCCTCTAAGCTGCCTCTTACTCCTCATTATGAACCCTGGAAGAGGAGTCAGGCTCCTGTGCTGCATGCTCTCTCTAGCATGTGGGGTTTCCAACTCCTTTTTGTTCCGAGTTGGGTCCTTGTTACCCATTCTGGAGTCACAGGACTTCATGTcacctctcttccctttctgagCCATGTAGGCTTGTATCCATATTGACTTCTTAGCTGTCACCAGGGCTGAGTGCCTTGGGACAGAAGATGAGTCACAGGTCAGAGAGACAGCTCATGCCTTCATCTCTGCACTGAGATGATGTCTGTCCCCTTCCACCTGAAGCCCaatcttcccccacccccaacagccAGCCCTGGTTCTCCAGTGACCTTAACCCCAGGGAGAAAGCGGATGCTGAAGACGTTAGTATTGGAAGTCCGTATGGTTCTCAGCCCAGCCACCTGCACAGGAGGGGCCCAACAAATGTTTTTTGAACCAAAGTTGAGTGAGTAAAAGAGGTGCCCGCGTTTGTCTGGTTGCCTTGCAGGGAGAGGAGGCCCAAACCCACTTTCTCATGCACCACCCTTCAGTAGGAAAGGAAGGCTTACTAAATGGTCACATCTCGATAAAAATAGCTCTTAAGAACGTTCATCTGTCTTTGAAGTCAACCgtgctgattatttttttttcaagcgaGTTTCTAATAATACGGGAAGAAGACTTAGCCACACAGAGAGCCAAGCTGCTTTGCATGTAATTCCAGTTGTCCTCGTGGCCTGTTTACATTTGTCCTGCCCGGACCATCTCACTGGCTCTGGAAGACAGACCCAGCCCACTCTGTGTGAATAATACACAGCTGCAGGCAGAAGAGCAGAGTGGGTGAGGGCACGGGATTCTGGGGCAGCTAATTCTGGCCTCCAGTCCTGCATCAATCACTCACGGACTCATGGACTGTAGGATCTCAAGAGAGAGACTTCACCTGTCGGGGCTCATcccctcctctgcaaaatgagaataataatagtccCTGCCACATGATTGCTGAGAGGATCAAAGATAATGGATCAGGCCAAGTCCTTCGCATAAATTAGCTGTTATCTTTATTCCTCCAGCCCAGATCCTCTCCCAACATCTGGGCATTTTAGCCCTTTTCCTTCGGAGTCTAGGATAAAATCCTTCCATCCACCAATCCCATCTGGCCCACATGTACCATAAGAAAAagcagcgcctgggtggctccgtcggttgagtgtccaactcttgattttggctcaggtcatgatctcagggtcctgagatcaagccctttatcaggctctgcattgggtgtggagcctgcctgagattctctctccctctccctctgcaccttcccccATCTCGCGTGTCTatgcatgcatgttctctctccagaaaaaaaaaaaaaaaaaaaaagaagaagaagaaggaaaaaccaTTCTCTTTTACTTGCTACCAGATTTATTTAGgtcatttttcttctgtcatttttcataaatatccCTGAAAATCTGAGTTTACTAAATAATGGAAACTTTCTGGAAAAGTCCACATAAGAGCAAGATACTCCCTCAAGCCTGGGATCCTGGGTACCCACTCTTGACCTGCTGGGCAGGAGCAGCTCTGAAGGGTGGCTGCTTCCACCTCCCGTCCCAAGCCACCGGCAGCTCCCTCAGTCCCTGCTCATGGCTCTCTTCTCTTTTACCCTCAGAAAAGCCCGGGAGCtggcctgctgccctgggagctCATTTTCCTTCAGCACACGCTCTCATCCTATTTCCCAGGGCCAAGTCCACAGCatggggtgtgggtgggtgggtggggatgggaaagGAGGGCAGTTGGGGAAGATGGAGAGCTGGGCCCCGCGAGCGCATCCTTGGGAAGCTGGGTGCCTGCTCCGCCGGGCTGCCTCGGTCCTcagcagccccccacctcccccgaCTCCCCAGTCCTGCCTGACTCAAGCTGGGAAGTGCTAGGCCGCTCAGCCGCCCACTCCACAGCCCTCCGGAGTCCACTCCCTGCTCTCTACGTTGGACAGCTCCCGTGGCTGCCCCCctcctcattcttctctttcagcttcaggctgccctcctccctccaggggCGCCAGCCCCCAGTCAGCCTTCTCAGCAGCCCGTGAAAGTCAGCCTGGAATCCGGATGAAGAGAAGTAGTAGACAAGGGGGTCGACACAGGAATTCAGGGTGCTAAGAAGCAACACATAACTTCTCCACGCTGGGCTTTCACCCCGGATGTAGCCCACGACGTGAGACACATTGTAGGGCCCGAAGCAGACGAGGAAGTTGAGCAGCGTGGCTGCCACAAGCCCAACCACCCTCCGCCGCCGCCGGTGGCTGGCTCCCCTGCTGAGCACCCATACCAGGTGGCCGTAGCAGTAGCTGGTGATGAGCAGGGGCACCCCGAAAAGGACCACAGCCATCTCCAGCCTGACGGGCAGGAGAATAGCCAGCTGGTTCTCCTGGAATTCCAAGTAGCAGGTGTCATTGTTGGTGTGGCTGTAGGAGGAGTTCCTTGAGAATTCTGTGATGTAGACCACGCTGCAGTGCGCGCCGGCCACGAGCCAGCAGGCCCCACTGACCAGGCCGGCCTGCCTAGGCCTTGGCCGGGCCTTGTACCATAGGGGGTAGGCCACGCTCAGGAAGCGCTCGACGCTCACAGCTGCCAGGAAGAGGGAAGTAAGATAGATGGTGGTGAAGAAGAGGAATCCGGAGAAGGGGCAGAAGATGAAGGGCAGGGGCCAGCGCATGCCGCTGGCTGCCTCCACCATGCGGAATggcaggaagagcagcaggagcaggTCGGAGATGGTCAGGTTGAGCAAGAGCACGTCCACAGCCACCGGGCGCCGCCGCAGCTTGCCCAGGAAGATCACCAGGGCCACCAGGTTGAGAGGGAGGCCCACGAGGAAGGTGAAGAGGTACACAGAGAAGTAGAGCCAGTGATTGCCGGGGAAGAAGGACAAGTCCGGGCTTGTGTCCATGGTGATGGCCActggagaaagacagacagatggaggTGTTAGTCTGAGTGCGGACCTTGGTGTCTCGTGCCAGCGGCATCTCAACCACTGGCAGAGAACACTGAAAcctccccccccagcccctcaaGCTCCCTGATACTTTCTCCAGCAGGGACAGCCTGGCTGTCTTCCTGGTCAGGCCCTGTCCCCTGTTGCTTCTCCAGAAAAGCAAGCACCAAAGGGCCCTCCCTTCCCAAGCCTCCTGGTCCCTTGCTCACCTGCTTCTTTGAGAACCCAACTGCTCTGCCCCCAGCACCTTGCCGGCTCCTGCAGAACAGTATAGTTAGTTCTTTATCTGGAAGAACTGATAAAGACCCATGACATCATTCCCCGTTGAGCAATCACACAAAAGATGCCTTTAGCTCCATTACCAGCACCGCGCCAGTATGCAAAATGAGGAGCAAATTCCACAACTCTGCGCCTTGCTCATGGGTTGTCTCAGAGAGGATGCTCGAGCCAGCCCCAAGCCGTCTTCCCCTCCCGGATCCTCCACTTGAATTTTATCTGCTTCTCTGGAATGGCAGTCATCCAATTTGCCTTGTAAGGGCAGGAAGCACGACGCCGTGATGGAGAGCCTGGGATCTGGAGCCCGTGGCCTGGGTGCACTGCCGACTCTGTCACTAACTCTGTGTTTTGGGGGCAAGTGACGTAAACTCTCTATCTCTGCTTCCTCGTCTGCAAAGCAGGGATAATCACAGTACCAATGTCATAGGGTTGTCGTTATTAAAGCATTAATACCTGTCAAGTGCCGGGAACGGAACCTGGCATGTTGTGATGAATACTTAACAGATGTTAGCTGCCATCATCCGAGTCACTGGTATGGGCTTGTCTCCGGGGTGATggcaataatgatgatgataatgatgatttaGGGGGCACATAATCTGTAGCAGACACTCTGCCTCCAAGGGCATCGCCAATCTGTCCTTGTGCCTCACGGGGTGGGAGGGAAGTGACTCACTCCGGGCAATACAGCTTGGTAAGAATCACCACCAGGGTTCAAACCCAAGTTCTGTCCAGCGTCAGAGAGTATTTATCATTCAAATATTCATGGagcacagtgagataccattttaTACCCTCTGGAATGGccctaggcaaaaaaaaaactagacaatACCAGGTGGTCAGCAAGAGGTAGAGGTACCAGGCGAGAATCCTCTTGTACGTTGCTGGTAAGACTATAATAAAATGGTAGAGTGACCTTGGAAAGCAGtttcttaaaacaatataaattgaCCACGTGACCCAGCTCCACTATAGGATCCACGTAAGCaaaatagcattattcataacagccagcAGGTGAACGGAATACTATTTgccaataaaatggaataaaataccTGTGAGTACGAGGACacggatgaacctcaaaaacatgccaagtgaaacaagccagacataaaagaccATGTgctgtatgtttccatttatacaaaatgtccagaataggcaaatttgtGCATACAGGAAGTAGATTACTAGTTGCCTGGGAACTTAGGGGGATTAACCGTGAATGAGCAGGTGGGGCCTTACCGGgctgatgaaaatgtcctaaaccGGATGACAGTGATAGTCGCGCACCTCAGCAAACTTCCTAAAACTCATGGACTAGTgcacttaaaatgggtgaattgtagaacacataaattttatctcaaataaattgttaaaaacgGAGACCACAGCAAAGTTTTTGCTGTCACGGGTTGGGTGGTAGTGAGGTCTCGGGGGACTGAGTGGTAGGAGGGGAATAAAGACTCGGTGACACAGGGGCAGGGAACCACTGGGGAAGCCCTGCAGGTGAACAGACTAGCAGGTGCGTACGGGTGACCTCCTGGGGAACCTGTAGAAGGAGCTTCGTAGGGGCAAGGGTCACGAGGGCGCTGGGGGCGGGTCATGTGGGGCTTCGGGGACCCTCGGGAGGAACTAAGTTCCACCCCTAAGTGGAGCAGACACAATTAACTGGAAGAAGTGGTCCGGCAGCAGCAGGTGCTCCAGAGCAGTGGGAGAGCGAGCGGCCCTGGCTTGCTGGGAGGGGCAGTGAGGCCGCGTGGGCTAGAGTTTGGCTTATGCTGAAATTCTCTGGTGTCACCACTGTGCGAGGAATAAACTTGTTCCTCGATTCTATGGAGCTTCAGGCAGTTTCGTGACTTCTCTGGTCTGTTTTCATCTAAttataaaacagataataaaatttCCTTCCGAAGGCTGTTGTGAAcagtcattcattcagcaaacatttgccGAGATCCTACTAAGGTGCCAACGCTCCCCTCTAGGTGCCGGGAACGTATCAGCAAATAAAACTCCTTGCCCTTGTAGACATTGAAGCTGGTATAAACCCGTCCATGCACACCAGGCCTTTTTGTGTCCTCTATGTGCGTGGCATGGCTGTCTTTAGAGGAACGAGTCTGCTTCCTGCATCGCGCCTCATCAGAGCAGATGCCCCAAGGTTTGTCTCCTCCGTGGCCACTCCCTCTACAGCTCTCTCGAGGGGTCCAGGTGCCACCATTCACCTTTGCAAAGTGGACCACAGGGACAGGCATGAACCTCGACACCCCAAAGTTTTCAAATCTCCCCTGACCCTTCGGGGTCCTGCCTTGAAGGATGGCATCCCGCATCCGCCCCTCCCTTGCTGTAGAGGCCTGGAAAGttgctttcttttatatatatatatattttttttaattgaagttcgatttgccaacatatagtatgacacccagtgctcatcccgtcaagtgctccccttagtgcccgtcacccagtcaccccatcccctcttcctgcctccccttccactaccccttgttcgtttcccagagttaggagtctctctctatttattcccactcattttccctcctttcccccattTCGTAACCTGCAAAATGAAGACAGTAATAACACTTGGCTCCGGGACCGTAGCTAACTTTTGCAGTGCCTCTGTGCTGCGTAATTAGGTAAATGCACCCCCCACACCTCCTCCATGAGGAACACCCTCCACCGGGGTGCACTGCTTGAGGAACAAGTGGTATCTTTGCTCCAATTAGAATAATATGCTCCTTCCTCTAGACAGAAGCAGCCCCTTGCAGGGCACATGGCTCGGTGAGCAAAGCCCAGGTTGAAATGTAGTAAATGTTTGCCCCTCTGCCCGGCATGCTTGTGCAGTGAACAAGCTGCCCATCCGTACAGCAGCAGCATGGCCAAATCAGAGCATTGCGTGAAGTGGGACAACACTTGAAAAGCGCTGCATGTGGTGACTACCACACCTTAGAGACTCTGTTGGTTAGGTGACTATTTCTGGTGTTGCTAgtattttccctctccctgctggagCATCCTTTTTCCTACCAACTTCCTGTTCACAATTCCAATGCTGCCCTCTTGTGAGTCCCAAGTGGTATAACAGCGTCAGTATCTTGACTCCTGCCTCTTACTCGCAAATGAAGATGTTCTTTCCTAGGCCACACGTTGGGAGTAGCATCTCCCAAAGGGTATCGGCAGAGCAACCTTTCCTCAACGTTGGAGGAAAACCTCCGTAGCACTGGCAGGGGGGCACGGGGAGAAGAGGGACGGGCACAGGTGGGGAGTTGCGCCAATGGGCCCAGAGGCAAGCTTACCTTCCTTCTGTGACCTAGCTCCTGGCCTCCGGTCTTCCCTGCAGCTGGGGTGCGGCCTTCTGTCGGGCTCAGGCCTTTCCAAGCCACTCCAGGGATGCTCCCAGGCAAGGCTGCGCTGCAGCTCCTCTGGAGGAGTCCCCAGCAGGGGCCCGGCCAGGCAGCCAGGCCCTCCTGCTCCATGCCCCTTGTCCCCAGCAGCGGCT from Canis lupus dingo isolate Sandy chromosome 1, ASM325472v2, whole genome shotgun sequence encodes the following:
- the FFAR3 gene encoding LOW QUALITY PROTEIN: free fatty acid receptor 3 (The sequence of the model RefSeq protein was modified relative to this genomic sequence to represent the inferred CDS: deleted 2 bases in 1 codon) encodes the protein MDTSPDLSFFPGNHWLYFSVYLFTFLVGLPLNLVALVIFLGKLRRRPVAVDVLLLNLTISDLLLLLFLPFRMVEAASGMRWPLPFIFCPFSGFLFFTTIYLTSLFLAAVSVERFLSVAYPLWYKARPRPRQAGLVSGACWLVAGAHCSVVYITEFSRNSSYSHTNNDTCYLEFQENQLAILLPVRLEMAVVLFGVPLLITSYCYGHLVWVLSRGASHRRRRRVVGLVAATLLNFLVCFGPYNVSHVVGYIRGESPAWRSYVLLLSTLNSCVDPLVYYFSSSGFQADFHGLLRRLTGGWRPWREEGSLKLKEKNEEGQPRELSNVESREWTPEGCGVGG